The genomic region GGCCTCCAGCCACTTCAGAAAAATTTCGCACACAATCTTGAGTACTTTTCCAAAGCTGGCACGTCCTCTGCAATAGCTACTGTACTACCCAGTTTTGGGGACCTTGGTACAGGCAGGCCGGGGATTCCCCTTCTTTACACTCGGGACTCATACCGCTCAGAGCGACGAGTCCTACAAGCTTTGGGGACCCCGGTACAGGCAGGCCGGGAATCCTCATCTTTAATCCGGGATTCACTCCTCCCAGAGTGATCGATCCCAGCCGTTTTGGGGACCTTGGTACAGGCAGGCCGAGAATCCCTTCTTTACACCCGGGGCTCACACCGCTGTGAGCGACGAGCCCCACCGTTTCGGGAACCCTGGTACAGGCAGGCCAGGGATTCCCTCTTTAACAGCCGGGATTCGCAGCGCCCAGCGCGACGCGTCCCGAACCGTTCAGGGAGCTTTGGTACAGGCAGGCCGGAGATTCCCTCTTTTATTCCTCACGGAGATTGATCGCCAATCTCCAGCGCCCATCGACCTTGGCTCCGGCCCAATTGCCCTGCAAGGGCCGTGCGGCCACCACCGTCAACAACACCCCCTTGTCGGTCAGGCGCAAGCGCCAGTTGGCGTCCTTGCCGGCAATCTTCAGGCGACCGCCCTGAGCCCCCTGGGCCTTGCCTTCGGTATCGAACAACAGCGCCACGGTGCCATCCACCTGTTCGCCATGCACCTTCGGCTCGCTGGTAAACCACACCACCAAGCGATCGTCCGCCGCGTCGACCTGCTGCAACTGCGCCGGTTCGGGATTGGTCAGGCGGCCGATCATCAACCCCACCATCACCCCGAAAATCGCCAGGGACCCCATCACCCGCAGCATTAGCTTCGGCCGCGAGCCCTCTTCGGGGGTAGAATGCTGTCCATCTTCATCTTCGGAGCCGTGCATGTTTCACGTCATCCTTTTCCAACCAGAAATTCCGCCGAATACCGGCAACGTTATCAGGCTATGCGCCAATAGCGGCTGCCATCTGCATTTGATCGAACCCATCGGGTTTGAAATGGATGACAAGCGCCTGCGTCGGGCCGGCCTGGACTACCACGAATATGCCACGCTCAAGGTTCACCCGGACCTGGCCAGTTGCCTGGAAAGCCTCGGACACCCACGACTGTTCGCCTTCACCACCAAGGGCTCGCGGTTGTTCCACGATGCCCGCTTCGCCGAGGGCGACGCCTTTCTCTTCGGTCCGGAAAGCCGTGGCCTGCCTGCCGAAGTGCTCGACAGCCTGCCTGGCGATCAACGCCTGCGGCTGCCGATGCGCGAAGGCTGTCGCAGCCTGAACCTGTCCAATACCGTGGCCGTGGCGGTCTACGAGGGTTGGCGCCAACTGGGCTTTGCCTGAGCGGTATAAAAAAAGCGCCTTCAGGCGCTTTTTTCATGTGTATCGAGCACACATCCAAGCCGGCTCCTACAGTCCTTACTGGACAGTCGGCGAACCTTCCTGCTGCAGACGCTGCAGTTCCTGCGCATACAGGGCATCGAAGTTCACCGGAGCCAGCATCAGCGCCGGGAACGAACCACGGGTCACCAGGCTGTCCAGGGCTTCGCGAGCGTACGGGAACAGGATGTTCGGGCAGAACGCGCCCAGAGTGTGGTTCATCGACGCCGGGTCAAGGTTCTTGATCAGGAAGATACCCGCCTGCTGGACTTCAGCAATGAAGGCAACTTCTTCACCATTCTTGACGGTAACCGAGAGCGTCAGCACCACTTCGTGGAAGTCGTCTTCCAGGGCTTTCTGCCGGGTGTTCAGATCCAGGCCGACACTCGGCTCCCACTGCTGGCGGAAGATCGCCGGGCTCTTCGGCGCTTCGAAGGACAGGTCACGCACGTAGATGCGCTGCAGGGAGAATTGCGGTTGGCTTTCTTCGTCAGCGGCAGCAGTGTTCTGTTGGTCAGTCATGGCAGATCCTTCTTGATCTAGAGGTCTTTAAGGGGTTCAGAGTCAGACGTTGAGCAATGCGTCGAGTTTACCGCCGCGCTCGAGAGCGAACAGGTCGTCGCAACCACCGATATGCTGGTTGCCGATCCAGATCTGCGGCACGGACGTACGCCCGGCCTTGTGCGCCATTTCGGCACGCAACTGCGGTTTGCCATCGACCTTGATCTCTTCGAAGGCAACCTGCTTGCTCGCCAGCAGTTGCTTGGCGCGCGAGCAATAAGGGCAATAATCGCTGGAGTAGACGACAACCTGGGTCATATCACTTCACCAATGGCAGATTGTCGGCTTTCCAGCTGGAAATGCCGCCGGACAGCTTGGCTGCGGTAAAACCGGACTTGAGCAGTTCGCGGGCGTGAGTCCCCGAATGCTGGCCCTGGGCGTCGACTAGAATCAGGGTCTTGGCCTTGTACTTTTCCAATTCACCGACGCGCGCCATCAGCTTGTCCTGGGGAATGTTCAGCGCACCGACGATATGGCCGGCAGCAAAATCCTTGCTAGGGCGCAGGTCGATCACCACGGCCTGGTCCTTGTTGACCAGCGCGGTCAGCTGGCCGGTACTGAGGCTTGCGCCGCCACGGCTCATTTCATGGGCGATCAGCAGGGCCAGCAGCAGTACGAAGGCACCGGTCAGCAGGTAGTGGTTAGTGGCAAATGCAATCAGGTGATCGACCATCAGGAGGTTCCAGGGCGTTAAAATGTCGGCCAGTATACACAGCCGTCAAGGTCGGCCAAACCCCGCCTGGCGGTGACTACGTTTGAACTTGCCTTTAAACTGCGACTCTTTTTCCATGTTCTTTCAATCCAGCCGCGAGTGGGATCTATGACTGCCACGCCTAAACCTTTGGTCCTGATCATCCTGGATGGCTTCGGTCACAGTGAGAGCCAGGACTACAACGCTGTCTACTCGGCGAAGAAACCGGTACTCGATCGACTCACCGCGAGCATGCCCAACGGCCTGATCTCGGGCTCCGGCATGGATGTCGGCCTGCCGGACGGGCAAATGGGCAACTCGGAAGTCGGCCACATGAACCTCGGCGCCGGCCGGGTGGTGTACCAGGATTTCACTCGCGTCACCAAGGCCATCCGTGACGGCGAGTTCTTCGACAACCCAACCATCGGCAAGGCCGTGGACCAGGCCGTGGCCGCCGACAAGGCCGTGCACATTCTAGGCCTGCTGTCCGATGGCGGCGTACACAGCCACCAGGACCACCTGGTCGCCATGGCCGAACTGGCGTTCAAGCGCGGCGCGCAGAAGATCTACCTGCACGCCTTCCTCGACGGTCGCGACACGCCGCCCAAGAGCGCCCAGTCGTCCATCGAGCTGCTGGATGAAACTTTCCGCACCCTGGGCAAGGGCCGCATCGCCAGCCTGATCGGCCGCTACTTCGCCATGGACCGCGACAACCGCTGGGACCGCGTCGCACAGGCCTACAACCTGATCGTCGACGGCCAGGCCGAATTCCAGTCCGCCACCGCCCAGGAAGGCCTGCAGGCCGCCTACGAGCGCGGCGAAAGCGACGAATTCGTCAAAGCCACGTGCATTGGCGAGCCCGTGCGGGTCGAGGACGGCGACGCCGTGGTCTTCATGAACTTCCGCGCCGACCGCGCCCGCGAGCTGACCCGCGTGTTCGTCGAAGACGACTTCAAGGACTTCGAGCGCGCCCGTCAGCCCAAGCTGGCCGGCTTCGTCATGCTCACCCAGTACGCCGCAAGCATTCCTGCGCCCTCGGCTTTCGCGCCGGGCAGCCTGGAGAACGTGCTCGGCGACTACCTGGCGAAAAACGGCAAGACCCAGTTGCGTATCGCCGAGACTGAAAAGTACGCCCACGTGACCTTCTTCTTCTCCGGCGGTCGCGAAGAGCCGTTCCCGGGCGAGGAACGCATCCTGATCCCGTCGCCGAAAGTCGCCACCTACGACCTGCAACCGGAGATGAGCGCCCCGGAAGTCACCGACCGGATCGTCGATGCCATCGAAAACCAACGTTATGACGTGATCGTGGTCAACTACGCCAACGGCGACATGGTCGGCCACAGCGGCGTATTCGAGGCGGCCGTCAAGGCCGTGGAATGCCTGGATTTGTGCGTAGGACGAATCGTCGATGCCCTGGAAAAGGTCGGCGGCGAAGCGCTGATCACCGCCGACCACGGCAACGTCGAACAGATGGAAGACGAGAGTACCGGCCAGGCCCACACCGCCCACACCACCGAGCCGGTGCCGTTCATCTACGTCGGCAAACGTGACCTGAAGGTCCGTGAAGGCGGCGTGCTGGCGGATGTCGCACCGACCATGCTCAAGCTTCTGGGCCTTAAACAGCCCGAAGAGATGACCGGTACTTCGATCCTGACGGACCGTTAAAAGCTGAAAATCCGGCCGACAGCGTGCTGTCGGCCTACCTCTTTATCGGAAACGCCTGAAAGCAACCGCTTTTGGACGTTTTTTTTGCAACGCGTGGCGGGCATACTAGGCCGTCTCGTTTCCAGGTGTCGCCCGCCCCATGCTTCGCGCCCTTATCGCCCTAGCCCTGATCTGCCTGCTCCAACCGGCCTTTGCCGACGAGCGCGCACAAACCCAACAACAGTTGGACGCCACGCGTCAGGACATCGCCGAACTGAAGAAACTCCTGGGCAAGCTGCAGGAAGAAAAATCCGGCGTGCAGAAAGATCTGCGCGGCACAGAAACCGAGATGGGCAAGCTGGAAAAGCAGGTCGATGCACTGCAGAAAGATCTGAAGAAGAGCGAGAGCGAACTGCAGCGGCTCGATGGAGAGAAAAAAAAACTCCAGAGCGCGCGCACTGAACAGCAACGACTGATCGCCATCCAGGCCCGCGCCGCCTACCAGAGCGGCCGCCAGGAATACCTCAAGCTGCTGCTCAACCAGCAGAACCCGGAAAAATTCGCCCGCACCCTCACCTATTACGACTACTTGAGCAAGGCCCGCCTGGAGCAGTTGAAGAACTTCAACGAGACCCTGCGCCAGTTGGCCAACGTCGAAAAAGACATCAATCTGCAGCAGGCCCAATTGCTGGTGCAGAAGAGCGATCTCGACAGCCAGCGTGAGGAACTCGACAAGGTCCGCAAGGAGCGCCAGACCGCACTGGCCAAGCTCAACCAGGACGTCAAGGACCGCGACCAGAAGCTCGCCGCCCGCGAGCAGGATCAGGCCGATCTGTCGAAAGTACTGAAAACCATCGAAGAAACCCTGGCCCGTCAGGCCCGTGAGGCGGAGGAAGCGCGTCAGAAAGCGCTGCTCGCCCAGCAGGAAGCGGAAAAAAAGCGTCAGCAGGAAGCCCAGGCACTGGCCGATCGGGGCGACGACAGCCCGCGAAAACCGCAGCATTCGACGCCAGGCCCACTGGTTTCCAGCGCAGGAGAATCATTCGGCGGCCCTTTTTCCGCAGCGCGCGGCAAACTTCCATGGCCTGTTAATGGTCGATTGTTGGCGCGCTTTGGAGAAACCCGTGGTGACGACGTGCGCAGCAAGTGGGACGGTGTGATGATCGGGGCCGCCGCCGGCAGCCAGGTCCATGCCGTACACGGCGGGCGCGTGGTGTTCGCCGACTGGTTGCGCGGTGCCGGCCTGCTGGTGATTCTCGACCACGGCAACGGCTACCTGAGCCTGTATGGCCACAACCAGACCCTGCTTAAATCGGCCGGGGATGTGGTAAAAGCCGGTGAGTCGATCTCTACTGTAGGCAACAGTGGCGGTCAGGAGACACCGGCGTTGTATTTCGCTATACGTCAGCAGGGTCACCCGAGTGATCCGGCCCAATGGTGTCGCGCGCAAGGATAGGCGCCGTACCTTATTTAGGAGTTCGTTCGACATGCTGCATTTGTCCCGCCTCACCTCGTTGGCCCTGACGATCGCCCTTGTGATCGGTGCGCCCCACGCGTTCGCTGCGCAACCCGCTCAGCCCGCCCCGGCCGCCGCTCCTGCGGTTACCGCCAAGGCTCCGCTGCCGCTCGATGAGTTGCGCACCTTCGCCGAGGTCATGGACCGGATCAAGGCCGCCTACGTTGAACCCGTGGACGACAAGACCCTGCTGGAAAACGCCATCAAGGGCATGCTCAGCAACCTTGACCCGCACTCCGCGTACCTGGGGCCGGAAGACTTCGCCCAATTGCAGGAAGACACCAGCGGCGAGTTCGGCGGCCTGGGCATCGAAGTCGGCATGGAAGACAACTTCGTCAAGGTCGTCTCGCCCATCGACGACACCCCCGCTTCCAAGGCTGGCATCGAGGCTGGCGACCTGATCGTCAAGATCAACGGTCAGCCAACCCGTGGCCAGACCATGACCGAAGCCGTCGACAAGATGCGCGGCAAGGTCGGCCAGAAGATCACCCTGACCCTGGTTCGCAACGGCGGCACGCCGTTCGATGTGACCCTGACCCGGGCGATCATCCGCACCAAGAGCGTGCGCAGCCAGATGCTGGAGAACGGCTACGGCTACATCCGCATCACCCAGTTCCAGGTCAAGACCGGCGAAGAGGTCTCCAAGGCCCTGGCCGCGCTGCGCAAGGAAAACGGCAACAAGAAACTCAACGGCATCGTCCTCGACCTGCGCAACAACCCTGGCGGCGTGCTGCAGGCGGCGGTGGAAGTGGTCGACCATTTCATCACCAAGGGCCTGATCGTCTACACCAAGGGTCGCATCGCCAACTCCGAACTGCGCTTCTCGGCCACCGGCCACGACGAAAGCGATGCCTCGCCGATGGTCGTACTGATCAACGGTGGCAGTGCCTCGGCGTCGGAAATCGTCGCCGGCGCCCTGCAGGACCAGAAACGCGCGGTACTGATGGGCACCACCAGCTTCGGCAAGGGCTCGGTACAGACCGTGTTGCCGCTGAGCAACGACCGCGCGCTGAAACTCACAACGGCGCTGTACTTCACGCCAAACGGCCGCTCGATCCAGGCCCAGGGCATCATCCCGGACATCGAAGTGCGCCAGGCCAAGGTCACCGGTGCCCAGGACGACGAAACCTTCAAGGAAGCCGATCTGCAAGGTCACCTGGGCAACGGCAACGGCGGTGCCGACAAGCCGAGCGTCAAGGCGACCAAGGGCAAGGCGCGTCTGCAGGACGACGACTACCAGTTGGGACAAGCCCTGAGCCTGCTCAAGGGTCTGAG from Pseudomonas asplenii harbors:
- a CDS encoding murein hydrolase activator EnvC family protein, producing the protein MLRALIALALICLLQPAFADERAQTQQQLDATRQDIAELKKLLGKLQEEKSGVQKDLRGTETEMGKLEKQVDALQKDLKKSESELQRLDGEKKKLQSARTEQQRLIAIQARAAYQSGRQEYLKLLLNQQNPEKFARTLTYYDYLSKARLEQLKNFNETLRQLANVEKDINLQQAQLLVQKSDLDSQREELDKVRKERQTALAKLNQDVKDRDQKLAAREQDQADLSKVLKTIEETLARQAREAEEARQKALLAQQEAEKKRQQEAQALADRGDDSPRKPQHSTPGPLVSSAGESFGGPFSAARGKLPWPVNGRLLARFGETRGDDVRSKWDGVMIGAAAGSQVHAVHGGRVVFADWLRGAGLLVILDHGNGYLSLYGHNQTLLKSAGDVVKAGESISTVGNSGGQETPALYFAIRQQGHPSDPAQWCRAQG
- the secB gene encoding protein-export chaperone SecB; amino-acid sequence: MTDQQNTAAADEESQPQFSLQRIYVRDLSFEAPKSPAIFRQQWEPSVGLDLNTRQKALEDDFHEVVLTLSVTVKNGEEVAFIAEVQQAGIFLIKNLDPASMNHTLGAFCPNILFPYAREALDSLVTRGSFPALMLAPVNFDALYAQELQRLQQEGSPTVQ
- a CDS encoding rhodanese-like domain-containing protein gives rise to the protein MVDHLIAFATNHYLLTGAFVLLLALLIAHEMSRGGASLSTGQLTALVNKDQAVVIDLRPSKDFAAGHIVGALNIPQDKLMARVGELEKYKAKTLILVDAQGQHSGTHARELLKSGFTAAKLSGGISSWKADNLPLVK
- a CDS encoding tRNA (cytidine(34)-2'-O)-methyltransferase, with the protein product MFHVILFQPEIPPNTGNVIRLCANSGCHLHLIEPIGFEMDDKRLRRAGLDYHEYATLKVHPDLASCLESLGHPRLFAFTTKGSRLFHDARFAEGDAFLFGPESRGLPAEVLDSLPGDQRLRLPMREGCRSLNLSNTVAVAVYEGWRQLGFA
- a CDS encoding S41 family peptidase, with translation MLHLSRLTSLALTIALVIGAPHAFAAQPAQPAPAAAPAVTAKAPLPLDELRTFAEVMDRIKAAYVEPVDDKTLLENAIKGMLSNLDPHSAYLGPEDFAQLQEDTSGEFGGLGIEVGMEDNFVKVVSPIDDTPASKAGIEAGDLIVKINGQPTRGQTMTEAVDKMRGKVGQKITLTLVRNGGTPFDVTLTRAIIRTKSVRSQMLENGYGYIRITQFQVKTGEEVSKALAALRKENGNKKLNGIVLDLRNNPGGVLQAAVEVVDHFITKGLIVYTKGRIANSELRFSATGHDESDASPMVVLINGGSASASEIVAGALQDQKRAVLMGTTSFGKGSVQTVLPLSNDRALKLTTALYFTPNGRSIQAQGIIPDIEVRQAKVTGAQDDETFKEADLQGHLGNGNGGADKPSVKATKGKARLQDDDYQLGQALSLLKGLSVTRGN
- the gpmI gene encoding 2,3-bisphosphoglycerate-independent phosphoglycerate mutase; the protein is MTATPKPLVLIILDGFGHSESQDYNAVYSAKKPVLDRLTASMPNGLISGSGMDVGLPDGQMGNSEVGHMNLGAGRVVYQDFTRVTKAIRDGEFFDNPTIGKAVDQAVAADKAVHILGLLSDGGVHSHQDHLVAMAELAFKRGAQKIYLHAFLDGRDTPPKSAQSSIELLDETFRTLGKGRIASLIGRYFAMDRDNRWDRVAQAYNLIVDGQAEFQSATAQEGLQAAYERGESDEFVKATCIGEPVRVEDGDAVVFMNFRADRARELTRVFVEDDFKDFERARQPKLAGFVMLTQYAASIPAPSAFAPGSLENVLGDYLAKNGKTQLRIAETEKYAHVTFFFSGGREEPFPGEERILIPSPKVATYDLQPEMSAPEVTDRIVDAIENQRYDVIVVNYANGDMVGHSGVFEAAVKAVECLDLCVGRIVDALEKVGGEALITADHGNVEQMEDESTGQAHTAHTTEPVPFIYVGKRDLKVREGGVLADVAPTMLKLLGLKQPEEMTGTSILTDR
- the grxC gene encoding glutaredoxin 3; the protein is MTQVVVYSSDYCPYCSRAKQLLASKQVAFEEIKVDGKPQLRAEMAHKAGRTSVPQIWIGNQHIGGCDDLFALERGGKLDALLNV